A single Balaenoptera ricei isolate mBalRic1 chromosome 13, mBalRic1.hap2, whole genome shotgun sequence DNA region contains:
- the LOC132377191 gene encoding geranylgeranyl transferase type-2 subunit beta-like yields the protein MNFDGGFGCRPGSESHAGQIYWCPGFLAITSQFHRVNYDLLGWWLCERQLASGGFNGRPEKLPDVCYSWWVLASLKIIGRLHWIDREKLRSFILACQDEETGGFADRPGDMVDPFHTVFGVAGLSLLGEEQIKPVSPVFCMPEEVLRRVNVQPELVS from the coding sequence ATGAACTTTGATGGTGGATTTGGTTGCAGGCCAGGTTCTGAATCCCATGCTGGGCAGATCTATTGGTGCCCAGGATTCCTGGCTATTACTAGTCAGTTCCATCGAGTAAATTATGATTTACTTGGCTGGTGGCTTTGTGAACGCCAGCTTGCGTCAGGTGGATTCAATGGAAGGCCAGAGAAGTTACCAGATGTATGCTATTCTTGGTGGGTGTTGGCCTCCCTAAAGATAATTGGAAGGCTTCACTGGATTGACAGAGAGAAACTGCGCAGTTTCATCTTAGCATGTCAAGATGAAGAAACGGGAGGATTTGCGGACAGGCCAGGAGATATGGTAGATCCTTTTCATACTGTATTTGGAGTTGCTGGATTGTCACTTTTGGGAGAAGAACAGATTAAACCTGTTAGCCCTGTTTTTTGCATGCCTGAAGAAGTACTTCGGAGAGTGAATGTTCAGCCTGAACTAGTGAGCTAG